The Arachis hypogaea cultivar Tifrunner chromosome 14, arahy.Tifrunner.gnm2.J5K5, whole genome shotgun sequence genome has a segment encoding these proteins:
- the LOC112741160 gene encoding rust resistance kinase Lr10-like: MMTKNKKKLGKGGFGFVHKGKLRSESFVAIKMLYTSKSDGQDFISEITTIERIYHINVVRLVGFCVEGSKRALGCDFMLNGFLETYIFSKEENIFLSYEKIYEISLGIARGISYLHEGCDMQILHFDIKPHNILLDENFFPKISDFGLAKLYPRDNSIVSLTDRRGTIGYTAPELFYNNIGGVSYKADVYSFRMLLMKMANRRKNLNPHAENSSSAFFPTWIYNQFSNNEDIELDNITDNEKNIYKKMIIVVLRCIQLKLCDRPSIKQVVEMLEGKAEDLTMPPKPSLYPGDE, from the coding sequence atgatgacaaaaaataaaaaaaaattaggtaaAGGTGGTTTTGGTTTTGTACACAAAGGGAAGTTACGCAGTGAATCTTTTGTAGCAATAAAGATGTTATATACATCTAAATCTGATGGacaagatttcattagtgaaataaCAACCATTGAAAGAATTTACCATATAAATGTGGTGAGACTGGTTGGATTTTGTGTCGAAGGATCAAAGCGTGCTCTAGGGTGTGATTTCATGCTTAATGGTTTCCTTGAAACATATATTTTCTCTAAAGaagaaaacatttttttaagttatGAGAAAATATATGAGATATCATTGGGAATTGCTAGAGGTATTTCTTATCTTCATGAAGGGTGTGATATGCAAATTTTGCACTTTGACATTAAACCACATAATATTCTTCTAGATgaaaatttttttccaaaaatttctgATTTTGGATTAGCAAAATTATATCCTAGAGATAATAGTATTGTCAGTTTGACCGATAGAAGAGGGACAATTGGATACACTGCACCCGAATTATTTTACAACAACATCGGGGGAGTCTCGTACAAGGCTGATGTATATAGTTTTAGAATGTTGTTAATGAAAATGGCAAATAGAAGGAAGAATTTGAATCCGCATGCAGAGAATTCAAGCAGCGCATTCTTTCCTACCTGGATTTATAATCAATTCAGCAACAACGAAGATATAGAATTGGACAATATCACAGATAATGAGAAGAACATATATAAGAAGATGATAATTGTTGTACTACGATGTATCCAGCTAAAACTCTGTGATCGTCCTTCAATAAAACAAGTTGTGGAGATGCTTGAAGGAAAAGCAGAAGACCTAACAATGCCTCCAAAGCCTTCCTTGTATCCAGGCGACGAATAA